One window from the genome of Eucalyptus grandis isolate ANBG69807.140 chromosome 7, ASM1654582v1, whole genome shotgun sequence encodes:
- the LOC120295413 gene encoding uncharacterized protein LOC120295413, whose protein sequence is MAPPPGPYSGTSTLALVARVSAFSFGVVYGSVKLKFLKAKAKSQRKAEAKAHH, encoded by the exons ATGGCGCCGCCTCCAGGGCCTTACTCCGGAACCAGCACTCTCGCTTTG GTGGCTCGCGTTTCGGCCTTCTCTTTCGGAGTTGTCTACGGGAGCGTCAAGTTGAAGTTTCTCAAG GCGAAGGCCAAGTCCCAAAGGAAAGCCGAGGCCAAGGCTCATCATTGA
- the LOC104453393 gene encoding probable ribosome-binding factor A, chloroplastic: MPGLILQLHNAPSLRHPLPPAALRLAAAPPRHARFARASPAAAGARARAAAAAAAVRCMANPRRVKMVAKQIRRELSDMLLTDKVLQYAILPEAALGADRYLSSLTTISDVEVSSDLQVVKVYVSVFGDERGREIAIAGLKSKAKYVRSMLGRRMKLRLTPEIRFIEDESLERGSRVIAILDKIKDEKKTAGGQDEEQVEESDHPQDESDWEGEDPDGDIIYVE, encoded by the exons ATGCCAGGCCTCATCCTCCAGCTCCACAATGCGCCGTCCCTCAGGCACCCGCTCCCGCCAGCCGCCCTCCGCCTCGCCGCGGCGCCTCCTCGGCACGCCCGCTTCGCGCGCGCGTCCCCGGCCGCCGCTGGCGCGAGGGCGagggcggctgcggcggcggcggcggtgaggtGCATGGCGAACCCGAGGAGGGTGAAGATGGTGGCGAAGCAGATAAGGAGGGAGCTCTCCGACATGCTGCTCACGGACAAGGTGCTGCAGTACGCGATTCTGCCCGAGGCCGCCCTGGGAGCCGACCGCTACCTGTCGTCGCTCACCACCATCAGCGACGTCGAGGTCTCTTCCGATTTGCAG GTGGTTAAAGTGTATGTATCAGTCTTTGGtgatgaaagaggaagagaaattgcaATTGCTGGATTGAAATCAAAAGCTAAATATGTTCGTAGCATGCTGGGAAGACGTATGAAGTTACGTCTCACTCCTGAAATACGTTTTATAGAAGATGAATCTCTAGAAAGGGGAAGCAGG GTTATTGCTATACTAGATAAAATAAAGGATGAGAAAAAGACAGCAGGAGGTCAGGATGAAGAGCAAGTTGAGGAATCGGATCATCCTCAAGATGAAAGCGATTGGGAAGGCGAGGATCCCGATGGAGACATTATTTATGTGGAGTAG